The window CACCCGCCCAACTCCTGGCTGCTCCGAACTTCCAGTTGCCGTTCCCCTGTGGACAGACCTGGAACGGCAACAACAGTGCCAGCAGCGCGCACAAGGCGTACGAACTCGACTTCAACCGGGGCGCAACGGCCGGCGCCGACCTCGGTGACACGGTCGTCGCCGCAGCCGCGGGCACCGTCGGCATCTCCGCCCACCAGGGCAGTGTCAACGGCTTCGGCAACCTGGTGACGATCAACCACGGTGGCGGCTACGTCACCTACTACGCCCACCTGAACAGCCGCTCGGTCTCCGCGGGCCAGACGGTCTCGCAGGGCCAGAAGATCGGCACGGTCGGCAAGACCAGCAGGCCGGGCAACAACATCTCCCCGCACCTGCACTTCGAGGTCCGCAAGGGCAGCGGCTACCCCTCCAACATCCAGCGCGCGGTCTTCGACGGCAAGACGTTCCCCTACCCCGCCGGGAACGTGACCTCGAAGAACAAGTGCTCCGGCGGTGGCACCCCCACCAACCC is drawn from Nonomuraea muscovyensis and contains these coding sequences:
- a CDS encoding M23 family metallopeptidase, with the translated sequence MKLNGVLVAGCAVLFGLATATAAAADPAPAPTPTPTATATATPTPTPTGTESPAQLLAAPNFQLPFPCGQTWNGNNSASSAHKAYELDFNRGATAGADLGDTVVAAAAGTVGISAHQGSVNGFGNLVTINHGGGYVTYYAHLNSRSVSAGQTVSQGQKIGTVGKTSRPGNNISPHLHFEVRKGSGYPSNIQRAVFDGKTFPYPAGNVTSKNKCSGGGTPTNPHTPEKVCGSGYKVVDSQALGSDGRVYLLYSSASGNNCVATVKAKSLGANTTTAAFLEVQGSARKTDSGSYGYYAGPVTAKAPGKCVKWGGKAGVSTYTSPFEHCGS